Proteins co-encoded in one Nicotiana sylvestris chromosome 7, ASM39365v2, whole genome shotgun sequence genomic window:
- the LOC104244045 gene encoding interactor of constitutive active ROPs 2, chloroplastic-like, whose protein sequence is MQTPKARTVSVEVPQRTSPATPKTTRKLKTPGSDADSVSSPNPATRTPKDRSPKVVGRRSPRSPVIEKKRPSKVSDLEAQLAQLQEELKKAKDQLNSSESLKKRAQQDADEAKKQLAVMSEKLEDSKKQLLELSDSEEARLLELRKISQDRDRAWESELEAIQKQHELDSAALASALNEIQKLKIQLDRVADSEATQAHHAESAHAEIQSLRVELMETLTLVEKLRNQLNDSKESEACSLEEVSKAQMQLEMSKMTEDTLRSEGLKAMDACRTLSLELEKSKDRVASLEELVSKLQSSESSVAAEGNGVTVEADELKAEVSELRAALEASERKYQEEYIQSTLQIRSAYELVERTKSESTQREAEWEAKLNETKSEVQELKEKLMNKEAELQNISDENKGLSLHVEQMQSADKEFELSAQLKQSESISGDLRGNLLDKENELQSLMEENELLKSEIGKRESESTKMSDEALALVEAAKTAESEALIKLGDLTEEADRSSRKVARVTEELDAAQTANSEMETELRRLKVQCDQWRKAAEAAASMLSAGNNGKYVERTSSLDYHTIGGKLGSPLLDDLEDDSPKKKNNNMLKRIGVLLKKGQK, encoded by the exons ATGCAGACACCAAAAGCAAG GACTGTTTctgtggaggtgccacaaaggaCATCTCCTGCTACACCAAAGACAACTCGAAAACTCAAGACTCCGGGTTCAGATGCTGATTCTGTTTCATCTCCAAATCCAGCAACCAGGACACCTAAAGACAGGAGTCCTAAAGTTGTTGGTCGCCGGTCGCCTCGGAGTCCAGTGATAGAG AAGAAGCGTCCAAGCAAAGTATCCGACTTGGAAGCCCAGCTTGCTCAACTCCAAGAGGAGCTGAAGAAGGCGAAAGACCAGCTTAATTCTTCTGAATCATTGAAGAAAAGGGCTCAACAGGATGCCGATGAAGCCAAAAAGCAGCTCGCCGTCATGTCAGAAAAGCTCGAGGATTCTAAGAAGCAGCTACTTGAGCTCTCAGATTCAGAGGAAGCTCGACTTCTGGAGTTGCGGAAGATCTCACAGGACCGAGACCGAGCATGGGAATCCGAGCTTGAAGCTATCCAGAAGCAGCATGAGTTGGACTCTGCTGCTTTGGCATCTGCCTTGAATGAAATTCAGAAACTTAAAATTCAGTTGGACCGAGTGGCCGATTCTGAAGCCACTCAAGCTCATCATGCTGAGTCTGCTCACGCTGAGATTCAAAGCTTAAGGGTTGAACTTATGGAGACCCTTACATTGGTTGAGAAATTGAGAAACCAGCTTAACGATAGCAAGGAATCCGAGGCTTGTTCGCTTGAAGAAGTTAGCAAAGCTCAAATGCAGCTTGAAATGTCCAAGATGACTGAGGATACTCTACGTTCTGAAGGTCTGAAAGCGATGGACGCCTGCAGAACCTTGTCTTTGGAGTTGGAAAAATCAAAGGATCGAGTGGCTTCTTTGGAGGAACTTGTCAGCAAACTCCAGTCTTCAGAAAGTTCTGTAGCTGCAGAAGGAAATGGCGTAACTGTGGAAGCTGATGAACTAAAAGCTGAGGTAAGTGAACTAAGAGCTGCTTTAGAGGCTTCCGAGAGAAAGTATCAGGAAGAATACATACAGAGCACCTTGCAGATAAGAAGTGCTTACGAGCTAGTGGAGCGCACAAAATCTGAATCGACTCAGAGGGAGGCCGAATGGGAGGCAAAATTAAATGAAACAAAATCTGAAGTGCAAGAGCTAAAAGAAAAACTGATGAACAAAGAAGCCGAACTGCAAAACATTTCAGATGAGAATAAGGGGCTAAGTCTGCATGTCGAGCAAATGCAGTCAGCTGATAAAGAGTTTGAACTATCTGCTCAACTGAAGCAATCTGAGTCAATTTCGGGAGATCTAAGAGGAAATTTATTAGACAAAGAGAATGAGCTGCAGAGTCTTATGGAGGAAAATGAGCTGCTGAAGTCAGAGATCGGAAAGAGGGAATCAGAGAGTACCAAAATGAGCGACGAGGCACTTGCCTTAGTAGAAGCGGCAAAAACTGCAGAAAGTGAGGCTCTAATCAAGCTGGGAGATTTGACTGAGGAAGCAGATAGGAGCAGTAGAAAGGTAGCACGGGTCACTGAGGAGTTGGATGCAGCACAGACTGCAAACTCAGAGATGGAAACCGAGCTGAGGAGGTTAAAAGTGCAATGCGATCAATGGAGAAAGGCTGCTGAAGCAGCTGCATCTATGCTTTCAGCTGGAAATAACGGGAAATATGTCGAGAGAACAAGTTCTTTAGACTACCACACTATAGGCGGAAAGCTTGGTTCTCCACTTTTGGACGACTTGGAAGATGACtcgccaaagaagaagaataacaaCATGTTGAAGAGAATTGGTGTTTTATTGAAAAAGGGGCAGAAGTAA